A window of Kribbella voronezhensis genomic DNA:
TGACCGGCATGCGGCTAAGCCCGCACCCGCCCACCGGGCAGTACCACGGACAAGCGAGGGTTGGATGGCGTCAGGTGTTAGTGGAATTGGGGGATGATCAGGTAGAGGCCGTAGAGGACGGCGGCTATGCAAGCGGCGAAGGAGAAGCTTGCCACTGCTGTGTCGACGGGCGACGCGGGCTTTCCGGAATCGGTGGCGGTTGCTCGGCGGGACCAGGCGGTGATGCCTAGGGCGAAGAGGACGACGAGGCCTACTCCGAAGAGGAGGCTGGCGAGGGCTACCTGGGCGAGGGCGGTCCAGTCGATGTGCATGTGCGTCTCCTCAGGCGGCCGTGGTGACCGGGGTCGGCGTACTGGGGTAGTCGTTGACGTTGTTCGACGTGACCGGCTTGCGCCTTGCGGCGGCGTACAGGGTGAGACCTGCTGCTGCGGCGGCGACCGCGATGATCGCGACTCCCGCGTTGCCCGAGTTGGCGACGCGGCCCGCCAGTGCGCCGACAAGGGCCGCGGCGGGCAGTGTGAAGAGCCAGGCCAGTGCCATGCGGCCCGCGACGGTCCAGCGCACCTCTGCGAGCCGTTTGCCGAGTCCTGCGCCGAGGATGCTGCCTGAGCAGACCTGGGTGGTCGACAGCGGGAAGCCGAGGTGTGACGACGCGAGCAGTACGGCGGTGGAACTGCTCTCCGCCGCGAAACCCTGCGGCGACTCGATCTCGGTGAGCCCCTTGCCCATCGTGCGGATGATCCGCCAGCCGCCCAGGTAGGTGCCGGCCGCGATCGCCAGCCCGGCCGCGAAGATCACCCACAGCGGCGGCCGCGAGCCGTGCGCCAGGCTGCCGGAGGTGATCAGCACCAGCGTGATGATGCCCATCGTCTTCTGCGCGTCCCCGGTGCCGTGCGCGAGCGAGACCAGCGACGCCGAGGCGATCTGGCCGACCCGGAACCCGTCGTCGACCGTCTTCTTCCGCGCCCGCGCGGTGATCGTGTAGACGAGGTAGGTTCCGATCGTCGCCACCACACCGGCCACGATCGGCGCGGCCACCGCCGGCACGATGATCTTCTGGACCACGGTGCCGAAGTGCACGGCGCCGCTGCCGGCAGCGATCCAGGTCGCCCCGATCAGCCCGCCGAAGAGCGCGTGCGACGAGGA
This region includes:
- a CDS encoding inorganic phosphate transporter; this encodes MMDLSFLVVVVIVTALVFDFTNGFHDTANAMATSIATGALRPKVAVALSAVLNLVGAFVSTEVARTISSGLVDDAKITVPIIFGGLVGAILWNLLTWYVGLPSSSSHALFGGLIGATWIAAGSGAVHFGTVVQKIIVPAVAAPIVAGVVATIGTYLVYTITARARKKTVDDGFRVGQIASASLVSLAHGTGDAQKTMGIITLVLITSGSLAHGSRPPLWVIFAAGLAIAAGTYLGGWRIIRTMGKGLTEIESPQGFAAESSSTAVLLASSHLGFPLSTTQVCSGSILGAGLGKRLAEVRWTVAGRMALAWLFTLPAAALVGALAGRVANSGNAGVAIIAVAAAAAGLTLYAAARRKPVTSNNVNDYPSTPTPVTTAA